GTCCAATCGTCGCGGCAGCGCATCGCCGCCGTGCTGTCCGTGTCCCTGCTGGCCCTCGGTACCGCCTGCATGGCCTGGGCGGCGCAGCCCGCACGAGCCTCCGTTCCCGCCGGCAACGCGGCGCAGCAGCAGGCGCAAGTGCCCCATGACCCGTCGCCGCTGCTGGCTGCGCACATGCCAGCCCCGCGCTATCCCAAGGACGCCGCGGATGCCCGCGTCGCCGGCCTGGTGGTGCTGCTGCTCGACGTGGACGCCGAGGGCCGCGTGACCGGCGTGGAAGTGGAGAATGCCAGGCCCGCCGGGGTGTTCGAGGCCGCGGCGATGGAGGCGGCGCTGCAGTGGCGCTTCAATCCCCAGGCAAAGGACGGCATTGCCCTGCCCAGCCGCGTGCGGGTGCCGATCAGCTTCGAGCTGGACCAGCCGGCGGCCGAAGAGGGCGGCCAGGCGTGATCCGGTTGCACGACCCGCAAGCCGCGCGGGGCATGGCCCGGAAAGCCCATGCAGGCGTCCGTGGATGGCAGGGATGCCTGCTGGCGCTGCTCCTCGCGGGCTGCGCCAGCACCGTGGACACCGGCGGCGCTCCAGGTGACGGCGATGACATCAGCACCGGCGTGGGCCAGCGGATGATCATGCCGGCCGGTGCGACGCGCTACGAACTGGCCCCGAACCAGGGCTTCTCGCTGCCGCAGTTCCTGGCCACCGATGCGCCGGGGTTCCCGGCGCATTACCGCCCGGCCAGTCCATTCGGCATCAGCATCTGCGCATCGCTGGTGGTGTCGGAGGATGGCGCGGTGCGCGACGTGCGCCTGGTCGACGCGCCCGGGTGCGTGGCCGCCAGCGAGGCGCCGGAGCCGCTGGCCGAGGCCGTGCGCAGTGCGATGGCGAGCTGGCAGTTCCGGCCGGCAATGATGTGCGAATACGCGGATGCCGCCACCCGCAACCGCTCCTGGACCGGCGACGGTTGTTCCGGTCCGGTGCTGGCGGCCCGGCCGGTGCCGGTGACCCTGTCCTGGGCATTCACCTTCGAGCTGCGCGATGGCCAGGCGCGGGTGACCCGCAATCCGGCCGCGGCGAACTGATCAGCATTCCAGCATCTCCGGACGGAACAGCCGCCGCCGGCTGGTCTCGTCGCCTGACAGCATCAGCCGTCCCTCGCCGCGGTAGTGCACGGTGCGCGGCCACTTCGGCCGCGCTGCCACGTGCGCACGCACCACCTGCCACACGAACAGCGGGTAGTCGTCGTTGGTGTGCGCGCGCCGCAGCCGGCATTCGAAGCTGGCGTGGCACTCGCCGAGCAGCGGTGCCTCCACTTCGTCGGCCTGCTGCGCGGTCAGGCCGAAGCGCTCGAACTTGTCGACCTCGGCACTGCTGCAGTTGCCGACGCCGACGACCGTATCCAGCAGCGAAGCCGTCGGCAGGTTGATCACGCACTGCCGGCTGCGCCGTGCCAGCGCGTGGCTGGTGTTCTCTTCCCAGATGTAGGTGCCGACCAGGTCGTAGCCGAGCATCATGTGCCAGCCGCAGGTCATGATCGCGCGCCGGCCTTTCCACGCGGTGGTGATGAGGACCAGCGGGCCAGGCTCGAGGAAGCGCCGGGTCTTCTCCACCGGGAACGCGGTCTTGCGGGGCAGGGCCATGGGTGGCTCCCGTGCGGGACACGCGGCAAAGACTGCCCGCCGCGCCGGTAACGACGCGTCAATCC
This genomic interval from Pseudoxanthomonas suwonensis 11-1 contains the following:
- a CDS encoding energy transducer TonB; translation: MARKAHAGVRGWQGCLLALLLAGCASTVDTGGAPGDGDDISTGVGQRMIMPAGATRYELAPNQGFSLPQFLATDAPGFPAHYRPASPFGISICASLVVSEDGAVRDVRLVDAPGCVAASEAPEPLAEAVRSAMASWQFRPAMMCEYADAATRNRSWTGDGCSGPVLAARPVPVTLSWAFTFELRDGQARVTRNPAAAN
- a CDS encoding flavin reductase family protein, with translation MALPRKTAFPVEKTRRFLEPGPLVLITTAWKGRRAIMTCGWHMMLGYDLVGTYIWEENTSHALARRSRQCVINLPTASLLDTVVGVGNCSSAEVDKFERFGLTAQQADEVEAPLLGECHASFECRLRRAHTNDDYPLFVWQVVRAHVAARPKWPRTVHYRGEGRLMLSGDETSRRRLFRPEMLEC